DNA sequence from the Maribacter dokdonensis DSW-8 genome:
TTCGGTAGCTACCTCAACAATTGTGATGGAGCCTTCTGGATCTACCGTATAATCATCATTTGGTTCGCCCTCATTAGCTGAAACAATATATTCACCATCAGGAGAAAAAGCAACCATATCTGGCAATGCACCCGCCGGGTAAGACACTAATAAAGATTGCGTATCTGTAGCGTAGGTTTCAATAGTTCCATCGGCTTGCTTATCCATATTCTCAACAGCAACAGCTAATACTCCATTATGAACCGCCACTGAATTTGGATTTCCAGCCAGTGCAATTGAAGTCCCTTTAACCGGATTTGAAGCATCTGTCAAATCTAACACCGAAACCTCATTTTCTTCAGGGTTAACAATGAACAATTTATTTGTAGCGGCATCAAAAGCGGAGATTTCTGCAAAAGCTTCATCATTTCCATTGGTGAAAGTTCCTATTTTAGAAAAGCTCAGTTGATCGATCGTGATTGGAAATTCGGCATCCATTCCGTCAGCTCCATCTTCCCCGTCGGCACCATCAGCACCATCTACGCCATCAACACCATCTACTCCGTCAACACCGTCCATACCATCATCGGCACATGAGGTAAATAAAATAGAAATTCCAAGAATTGCTACACAAAAAGGTCGTAATACATTTTTCATTTTAATACAGTTTGGTTTTAAGTATCAAAACAAAAAGATCAATGTAAAGTTCGAGTTAACTGAGGCGGAAATAATTATTATGAACACATTAAATTCATGTAAACAAGCACTTTTACTTTGTAAAATTCATGGTAGCAACGGTGTTTAGAAATTAAAACCTACACTGAATATGACACGGTTACCATCTTCCCCATGATAAAAACCTAAGTTACCGGTTAGTGCACTAAAGCCCGAAACCCACACAGAGCCACCGTAGTCATTATGCCATTTTGAAGAAGTATCGTTATCCGTCCACACTCGTCCATAATCAAAGCCTGCACTTACACCTAATTGAAGCGGAATAAAATTGGTCTTAAATCTAGTTAAACCCACCCTTACATCCGTACTTTGATAAAAAGCCGTTTTACCATTAAACCGCTCATTTCTATAAGCCCTTAAACTCTGGTTACCTCCTAAAACAGCACCGTGATAAAACTCATAATTCTCACCTATTACCGTTTCGCCCGCAATTTTAGTTGCTATTACAGCAATACCACTGGGATGTAGCGGATATGTTAATTTCAATGTAGGTTTCATATAACCAAAACGATTATCAAAACCATTAATACTAGATCTGTAACCAGTAATAACATCTGCCTCCATAGCCCTATTTGGAAACGCCGGATCGTTTTGGTTTTTATAATTATAACCTAACTCAGTGGTGACATATAATTGATCTTCATATACATCATTATCAGATGTAAAAGCCTGCCCTACAAAACGATCATCATCATTTGACACATCAAAAGATTCTAATGCGGTCCTCACATAAAAACTGTTACCCCTATGTTTATGCACTAAATAAGGAGAAAACTTCCACTGGCGCATGCGCACCCTATTGAAATCTCTATCAAGGTCACCATCAAATGCAGAATTATTTCCTTCTCCAAAATAGTTCATTGTAAAATTGGGACTGGCATAGCGAAGATCGAAACCTAAATTCCAATTGTAAAGTACATGACCAAATTCAACATTATAATCGATCGCAAAACCATCTGTAGCAAAAAAATACTCGGCACCTATGGTATGTTGCGCCTCAAAAGGATTATTGACCAACCCATATGTTGTAAAACGATTTTTTAATCCGAATCTGAATCCGGTATCGGCATCATAACCTATACTTGGAAACACAATATTTTCATGATACTTTCTCTTTTGGTAATCATAATTATTAACGTCATAAGAATCTGTAAGCCACTTTCTAGATTTTGAATTTACTATAGTGTTGTTCTTACTTTTATAATCATAGAGTTTTACCTTTTTGGTATTCTTAAAATCATAAGTATCATTTTTCTTCCCTCCCATTATCTTAATATCTATAGGCTTTTTACCATTACCTTCTACAGTAAACGTATCATTACCATCAAGACCATAGACCCAAATCTCATTGGTTTGCTTATTGTTATATGAATTTTGAAAAACCACCGAATCTTTTGCTATACCTATTTCGGTAATGCCGCCTGGCTTACGGGTAATCAAGAATTCATCATCATCTTCGGTACCAAGAACTACCTCAAAATTGCTTAAATAATCGTAATATGATTTGGCAATAGATTCTAGTCCGTCTCGGCGTAACCTTAAATTCTTTTTAATCGTTTCTATACTTTCATCTTGAGCTTCTACGGGCAAAGTTTCAAATGCCGATTCTATGTCCGCATCAGACAGGTTCTCTTGAATAAAATCTACCTGAGATTTCCAATCTTCCCAATTTGCTTTTTTTATAAAAGTTTTATCCAAAGGATATCCTGAAAAATTGAACCACTTCGCATTTTTGATATCAGCATCGTAGCTTTCCATTTTTCGCAGTAGTGGAAAACTAAACTTTAACAAAGAAATTATTGGTCCGTCATACTTTGGGAAAGCTTGATCCCAATCGCGGGGTATTGCCTCATATCTTTTTTTGCCATCGGCCGTTTTAAATTCTGCCCAACGCCATTGATCTTGATGGCGATCCCAGTTACCTACCAGCATGTCAAATAATCGCGCACGTATAAAACTAGATTCATCAACAAAAGCGTTTTTTGACTCCCTTAGTTCCATACGTAAATCCGTAGTACTTAAAATATCATTGGGCTTCCCAAAGGTTTCAAAGGTTTTATTCTCATCGCCTACATGCTCCTCTAACATAAAAAGTGCATCGCCATAATCTTCATTATAAATACCCAAGCCTTTTTGTTTGGGTACATAATAGATTTTTGGATTTGCATGTAGCACGCCCAAAGACTCAGAAAGTTCATTCATGGAAAACTGTGCATAAGGGTGGGCAGTGGTATAAAAATCTAGTAAATAACGCTCAGCAATAGTGTTTTTAAGGTAGTCTTCAACATAATGGTTATCTATGGCGGTTGTCTGCAGAAAACGAACAGCACTTTTACGTAAAGCCCTTAGCGTGTACTCATGTTCATTATCATCGATCAATCGTAATGACCTAGATTGTGTACCGCCTCCTTCTGAAATAGGTTTTACATTACCTGGTAGTTCTTCAATATCCAATACCGGAGCTGAAATTTCTTTGCTGTAAAGATTTCTAAAATGATCTCCCCACAGAAATTTATAGAACCCTGTTTTATCGGTTTCCTCTTTTGTATAAATCGATGCTTTTGTAGTTGCACCATATGCTTTCTTCGGATAGGATATCTCATCTACGGAAAGTCGCTCCCTTTTAATGGTTTTTGTAAAGATTGATTGAGAAGTATTATGCGTTACTTTAAAAAATTCTACTTGAGAACTACCATCTTTAAAGACCGTCAATTTTGCATATCCTTGCTTTTCACTCTCAAAATGCTCTTCTTTTGGGGCTCTAGCCCTATCTGTTTTACCTATTGCACCACTAATGATCTGTGGAATACCATCATCTTCCAAGTACTGTAGATTACGGTCTTTACCAGAAACGAAAATAACATCTTCGAATTGACTAGCAATGGTTTCCATTCTACCACGCAGTTGTCTGTTTTGACTATTTTGATATGACTCTGGAGTAAAACCACCCATTTTATCAATAACCGAAACCTTTGTATTGCTCATCACAGGTTG
Encoded proteins:
- a CDS encoding BamA/TamA family outer membrane protein; translation: MRSLLLFSSIICCFSYSFSQWTEPENSNSKKEVSHSFYITSNVGNVPFNEAQKILEQINNASVNDNEATLLLIGNVLDKEGFSSHDDEQNEVKNNLQPLMNLWDNFNGNVILTPGENEWLKDAPQSIDDLESFLQDNSKAKFWPNDGCPLEKETINNEVVLEMVDSQWFLEDWDDHPYINEKCEHKTRDQFLAEFKDDLKDSQGKTVIVAVYQPVMSNTKVSVIDKMGGFTPESYQNSQNRQLRGRMETIASQFEDVIFVSGKDRNLQYLEDDGIPQIISGAIGKTDRARAPKEEHFESEKQGYAKLTVFKDGSSQVEFFKVTHNTSQSIFTKTIKRERLSVDEISYPKKAYGATTKASIYTKEETDKTGFYKFLWGDHFRNLYSKEISAPVLDIEELPGNVKPISEGGGTQSRSLRLIDDNEHEYTLRALRKSAVRFLQTTAIDNHYVEDYLKNTIAERYLLDFYTTAHPYAQFSMNELSESLGVLHANPKIYYVPKQKGLGIYNEDYGDALFMLEEHVGDENKTFETFGKPNDILSTTDLRMELRESKNAFVDESSFIRARLFDMLVGNWDRHQDQWRWAEFKTADGKKRYEAIPRDWDQAFPKYDGPIISLLKFSFPLLRKMESYDADIKNAKWFNFSGYPLDKTFIKKANWEDWKSQVDFIQENLSDADIESAFETLPVEAQDESIETIKKNLRLRRDGLESIAKSYYDYLSNFEVVLGTEDDDEFLITRKPGGITEIGIAKDSVVFQNSYNNKQTNEIWVYGLDGNDTFTVEGNGKKPIDIKIMGGKKNDTYDFKNTKKVKLYDYKSKNNTIVNSKSRKWLTDSYDVNNYDYQKRKYHENIVFPSIGYDADTGFRFGLKNRFTTYGLVNNPFEAQHTIGAEYFFATDGFAIDYNVEFGHVLYNWNLGFDLRYASPNFTMNYFGEGNNSAFDGDLDRDFNRVRMRQWKFSPYLVHKHRGNSFYVRTALESFDVSNDDDRFVGQAFTSDNDVYEDQLYVTTELGYNYKNQNDPAFPNRAMEADVITGYRSSINGFDNRFGYMKPTLKLTYPLHPSGIAVIATKIAGETVIGENYEFYHGAVLGGNQSLRAYRNERFNGKTAFYQSTDVRVGLTRFKTNFIPLQLGVSAGFDYGRVWTDNDTSSKWHNDYGGSVWVSGFSALTGNLGFYHGEDGNRVIFSVGFNF